The genomic interval AACTTTTTATTACTTTGTTGTCGTTTATTACTTTGTTAGCTGAATACCGACAGTTACTTGCAAATATTATAATACTATCATCACTCAGTTTCGAGGGTATCCAACAATGCAATCACTATTTCCTAAGATTCAACGTCCTAATCGGTAAACTTAAATGTGAAAGCCTTTAACAATAAAAGGGAAAAGGAAGGCTCCAGCTCCATTGCTCAGGTGTTTCCAAAGGCCATGTTCCAGCTGGTCCCTCTTTGGACCACGAAGGTACGAAGGAGAGCAATAATAAGCTTGGCCGCAAAACCTCAAATCGTACGCTCTCCTTCTTCCNCCCCTCTCCCTTTACTGAAGAAGTATATTATGTTCATTTCGAGAACTACACGCACAGACACCACGGCTGCTCCGCTAGAAGGTATCGTCCCCCTtttggagaaggaggagacgGTTTAATCGTCCCTCAAATCCTCTGAACACGACCACATGcattggaggaaaaaaaactgaggCCAAGAGCCCTGTTTCCGTAACATGgaacgacgaggacgacgattCGACAACGACGAGGAAGGATGAAGGCCGGAGGACTTCACGCTCGCCTTGAAGTCTTCAAGAGACTTTCTATCCTTCACTTCCTCCTCACATGTGCATGTGCCAGCCTACTTTCCAGTGCTCCGTGTGTAGTGTGTGTAGGTAATAATCAGTGCCGTGAAATGCATGGGTCAAGAAGCGAAGAATTACTGGTGGGACGTGTAATGAGATTCAACCGTCGGAAAGCTGGTCGAAGTCGGATTTCAGCACAAGAGGTGACCAGTGGCTAtatgatttattcattttaactGAGGTTAGCGTGTAATTAACTGGGCAAGAATGATTCAATTAAACCCATGGGTTCGCTCTAAAGgccaccaaaaagtgacaatcgGGTTGGTTTTGTTTGTGCGCCTTATGTTTTCTTCGAGTTCAGTGTGTTCGCTGTGACTTAAGGATGTTGGCCAGAAATTGCCGATATTCCAAAGCCGTTCAAATCCAATACGAACGTTCCTCTAGAAGCCTATGAGCCTAGTTTACTTGGTCTCGCACGCAAGAAGCTGAGAATTCCAAACGGAAGTGTTCCTTGTGCCTTCTGGAACGCTCTTGGAATACCAAAAATCGCATTGGATCCGTGCTTGACGCTATGGAAGTGCAACAGACAGTGTTTGGTGATTGATGGTGCTAAATCTCGAGAAACTTGGATACACACTCTCGTTGTGTGGGCTTCACTAGAGACAACGACACTCATACGATTCTACAATACAGTGTGCTcgttccaaaaatgtccataGCTTTTAGAAACATGTCTTGAGGAATCCTTTTTTCATTCTAATGCGATCTCTGACAGAAAAGTGTTTTGTGATGCAAATGCTGCTCGAGCTAAAAGACCTACTTAGAGAGGCATTTAAATTTCGACTTTGGGACTTAAAGGTCATATCGACGCATGGTCCATCTTTCAAGATTGGAAGGACCACTGAAGGACAACGTCCAGGGCGACTTTTTCGCTCTCATCTTCTTCCTGTCCCACCAAAACAACACGAAGCCGATTTCAGCGAGCCATGTACTTCAAGTTGTCGGCTCGAGAATTCGAGATACTGGAAGAGAAGGAAGCCATCATCTCAAGACTTGTTTTAAACCAGCAACATCCGCCAGTCCATGGATCCAataaaaagccattgaagCCACCAATTTTGGTCGTAACCCAAGATGGAAGTCATATGACGGCCGTGATCCAAAGAGACAACTCTTACGACATCCTGGATGAGGATACAAATTCTGACAGAGGCTCTTCTTCCCCGGTAATCCTGGCCATAGTACcttcaaaaagaacttttAACGAATCTAGGCTAAGTATGAGGCTAAAAAAACTGTGACAAAGTGGAAATGTCAGGGTATCTTTGTGTATCAGGCTCTactaaaaaatgtcaagatgggATATATGCGTAcacgtatgtgtgtgtgtgtctcaaCGCTTTTCATTTGTTCGAAATCTAATCCATTCATCCAGATTCAATTCTTCCTTGGTCCTTGCTGGATGAATGATTTGATAACCAACCTCAAGGGAGCACTGAGCAGGAGGCCCCTCTTACACGGCAAAAATCGATTATAGCACTTCCCAAAAAGTCTTTTCAAGGatgacaaatggaacaatgaattAGGGTGCCTGGGACCCTCTATTTAGTGTGCGCAGACTTCACTGTCACCCACCGTCCACGTCCTTATCATAAAAGTCTATCACATTCGCAGTAACTTGCCTCAAGCAAGAAGGGCAAAAAGCAGCCGTCCCCTCCCCATGTCCTTGTGGTCCAAAAATATGGCTCTCAAATGGATGGAACAGATCCAATTACTAAAATAGAGCCTTTTCCCCGTTTTCAGACACCGGCTCTGAGTAAAAAAGCTCGATTCATTCAGCTCTTCCGCGGATTCGCGGATTACGTTCGGAAACGGGTGTCCGCGGTGCGTCCACCCACGCATGACCGCAACCTCAATCGACACCGACGTCGATTGGCCGATGGTCTGGCCTTGAGTGTCAATGGAACCATGATAAGCACCAGTTGCGCCCTCACTAATGGGATTGACACAGCCACCAGTTGGATGTTCTTCAATCATCCTTTCGtgaaggagctcgaggagaCGGTATCTTTGAAATGCGATGTCCGCGTCTTATCTGGGTATGAACAGATATTCAACCTCGTGGAGGCTCTCATGCAAGCTCAAGGAGAAGATTAACAACCATATACAAAGGCTGACTGGCAACGGCATAGGAAGCAAAAGTGCACACCAAAATTCATTCAGGCGACTTGTTGACAATTAAATATTAAAATAAAACCAATAACCTCTCAGTGAAAGCAAACAGCCTTCTCGTTAAATGGAGTCGAGTTGTCTTAAGGCCAAATCCCTAGGCAGAgcaatggaagcaaaaagaaacttttgaTTATGACGAGCTCGACAAGGCCATTTcgccaaagagcaaatcaaCACGCAATAAAAATGTCTGAACTGACATCAGTAAGGATCGGGCAGTGTTGAACAATTCAGCAAACaacgaggaagaagacgacgtGAGCTGGCCAACGACCAAAAGAGGAGCCTCCATTCCTAATACCAATATTCGAGGCTAAAAGTCGAAAACAATCACCAGCCTTCTACCACTCACCTCGCTCCGTCCCCTGGGACGTGGGGAAGTTGCTTCACCAATGTTGTCATCAATCTTCCAACATGGGGATATAAACAAACAACCTTGGATACAAAAGGTGTCGGTAAAAGTAATGTCATTGTCCACCGTCGGTCGGTTAAGGCCAATCAGAACCGAGAAAACCGCAGAGGTCTTAATCCCATAACGTTTTGCAGGTTTTATACAACCCGCAAGTCTATTCATTTTAACATATCTTTAATCAAAATAGGTTTGCAACCAAAGCAAAGTGACCTTCAAATACAACACCGTTGTAAAGTAGTTGCAAATCAGGTTGATTTCACGTCGACTTTTTATTGCACGATTTCCAATAGAATGATAAACATTATGCGAATCTACGTTGCAATTGCCGAAGGACACAAAAAATGAGTGAGTGGGTACAAAAATCAAGTGTCAGCAGGAAGCAATTTAATATCACAAGAATGTTATTTCAACCCAAATTGATATACCAAGATACTGAGATCCGTTAGGAAAGGCATGGGGGCTTCTTTCGCTTCTTTAAAAGGAGCGGAACCAACAGGAGATTGGAAAAAGTCTCACGTTTGCTCAGTCACGTGcaaaggaatgaaatggaaGACATCCGATGGGAAACGCCAAGTAGCGTGTTCGCCTGAACGAAACTgctactctctctctctctcaaattGCAACCCAAGAGGAATGCTTCTCAGCAAAACCTTTTCTCATGCATCTTTTGCTACATAAGCGTGTTTGTTGTGACAGGTAAAAAATCGGATATCCGCATATAAAAAAACTTTACTTTTAGATATGTACTCTTAAGGTGACAATGGCACGTGCTTCATAGCAAACCAAACAAGCACTCtccattttggaacacttttcaGACTCGCTTTTGGGCCCACCAAAATAGGCCAAAAGAAGATGTGATACATTGAAACTAAAGAaaagcttatttttttctaaccAGTGCAAAATGTGCACTTCTGCGTGGCCAGGTTAACCAGATCTTGAATTTGGGAAAGCTTGCTGACGAATTGACACACACATCGCATTGACCGTCGTTCAGCTCGAATCAAGAGAACTGCTTAGTAGAAAAATCCTTTGACGAAGTACCTGAGCCACATGGCTTGCACAATATGTGTAAGGAAAATGAGCACACTATTACTACGTCGCCGAGGTGACGTTTATGAGAGAGGGCCTTTCTCTATCAAGCTACAATGAAGTCCATAGTAAAATGATAGCATCGTTCCCGAAGTCCTTGTCGGTCTCCAATTGAATGTTTACACTATTTCGAACCT from Tigriopus californicus strain San Diego chromosome 5, Tcal_SD_v2.1, whole genome shotgun sequence carries:
- the LOC131880213 gene encoding uncharacterized protein LOC131880213; amino-acid sequence: MYFKLSAREFEILEEKEAIISRLVLNQQHPPVHGSNKKPLKPPILVVTQDGSHMTAVIQRDNSYDILDEDTNSDRGSSSPTPALSKKARFIQLFRGFADYVRKRVSAVRPPTHDRNLNRHRRRLADGLALSVNGTMISTSCALTNGIDTATSWMFFNHPFVKELEETVSLKCDVRVLSGYEQIFNLVEALMQAQGED